Proteins encoded within one genomic window of Ottowia sp. SB7-C50:
- a CDS encoding ferritin-like domain-containing protein, giving the protein MATKSAKSSSGHLALNEEALKKAKTSLDDGAVTPHNDGPWVKDIIKLLNDSLATELVCVLRYKRHHYMADGLASPAIAEEFLVHAQEEQAHADRIATRIVQLGGEPDFNPATLIERSHADYNASNDLKEMIRANLIAERVAIEAYSQMVDLVGDKDPTTRRLLEEILNDEQEHAEELKTWLAL; this is encoded by the coding sequence ATGGCTACCAAATCCGCCAAGTCATCCAGCGGCCACCTGGCGCTGAACGAAGAAGCACTGAAAAAGGCCAAGACCAGCCTGGACGACGGCGCCGTCACGCCGCACAACGACGGCCCCTGGGTGAAGGACATCATCAAGCTGCTGAACGATTCGCTGGCCACCGAGCTGGTGTGCGTGTTGCGCTACAAGCGCCACCACTACATGGCCGACGGTCTGGCATCGCCCGCCATCGCCGAGGAATTCCTGGTTCACGCGCAGGAAGAGCAGGCCCACGCCGACCGCATCGCCACGCGCATCGTGCAACTGGGCGGCGAGCCCGACTTCAACCCCGCCACGCTGATCGAGCGCAGCCACGCCGACTACAACGCGTCGAACGACCTGAAGGAAATGATCCGCGCCAACCTGATCGCCGAGCGCGTGGCCATCGAGGCCTACAGCCAGATGGTCGATCTGGTCGGCGACAAGGACCCGACCACGCGCCGCCTGCTCGAGGAAATCCTGAACGACGAGCAGGAACACGCCGAAGAGCTCAAGACCTGGCTGGCGCTGTAA
- a CDS encoding glutathione S-transferase N-terminal domain-containing protein: MRLIGAVSSPYVRKVRVVLAEKKLDHQFILENVWADDTRIGAANPLGKVPCLVMDGQDAVFDSRVIVEYLDALSPVGRLIPASGRQRVEVKTWEALSDGLMDAAVLARLERTWPGRTDAERSPAWIARQLQKVDDALVAMSAGLGDKTWCSAGVHLTLADIAVGCALGYLDFRFPEVDWRARHANLARLLDERLMQRPSFKDTVPSA; the protein is encoded by the coding sequence ATCCGACTGATCGGCGCCGTGAGCAGCCCCTACGTGCGCAAGGTGCGTGTGGTGCTGGCGGAAAAGAAGCTCGACCACCAGTTCATCCTGGAAAACGTCTGGGCCGACGACACGCGCATCGGCGCGGCCAATCCGCTCGGCAAGGTGCCGTGCCTCGTCATGGACGGCCAGGATGCGGTGTTCGATTCGCGCGTGATCGTCGAATACCTGGACGCGCTGTCGCCCGTGGGGCGGCTGATTCCGGCGTCGGGCCGCCAGCGCGTGGAAGTCAAGACCTGGGAAGCGCTGTCCGACGGCCTGATGGACGCCGCCGTACTGGCTCGGCTGGAACGCACCTGGCCCGGCCGCACCGACGCCGAGCGCAGCCCCGCCTGGATCGCGCGCCAGCTGCAGAAGGTGGACGACGCGCTGGTCGCGATGAGCGCCGGCCTGGGCGACAAGACCTGGTGCTCGGCGGGCGTGCACCTGACGCTGGCCGACATCGCCGTCGGCTGCGCGCTGGGCTATCTGGACTTCCGCTTTCCGGAAGTGGATTGGCGTGCCCGTCACGCCAATCTGGCCCGGCTGCTGGACGAGCGGCTGATGCAGCGCCCCAGTTTCAAGGACACGGTGCCCAGCGCCTGA
- a CDS encoding ribonuclease domain-containing protein, producing MLRTAASRAVRFSRLSVAASVLAVVLPLAGTADARGLLSWGSSGSDESTISVADLPAQGQRTMALILQGGPFPYEKDGSVFGNRERLLPRERRGHYREYTVETPRSRDRGARRIICGGRQLTAPEACWYTNDHYSSFRKIVP from the coding sequence ATGTTGCGAACAGCGGCATCGCGTGCTGTCCGGTTTTCCCGCTTGTCGGTGGCAGCTTCGGTGCTGGCGGTGGTGCTCCCCTTGGCGGGCACCGCCGATGCGCGTGGCCTGCTGTCGTGGGGCTCTTCGGGCAGTGACGAATCCACCATCTCGGTGGCGGACCTGCCCGCCCAGGGCCAGCGCACGATGGCGCTGATCCTGCAAGGCGGCCCGTTTCCGTACGAAAAGGATGGTTCGGTGTTCGGCAACCGGGAGCGACTGCTGCCGCGCGAGCGGCGCGGCCACTACCGCGAATACACCGTGGAAACTCCGCGCAGTCGCGACCGAGGTGCGCGCCGCATCATTTGCGGCGGCCGGCAGCTGACCGCGCCCGAAGCGTGCTGGTACACCAACGATCACTATTCGAGTTTCAGGAAGATCGTGCCATGA
- a CDS encoding NADP-dependent malic enzyme: protein MPTPPPASEEKRTDLRRAALDYHEHPVPGKIAIAATKQLVNQHDLSLAYSPGVAFPCEEIVKDPAAAFKYTARGNLVGVITNGTAVLGLGDIGALAGKPVMEGKGVLFKKFSGIDVFDIEINEKDPDKLVEIIAALEPTFGGINLEDIKAPECFIVERKLRERMKIPVFHDDQHGTAIVVGAAVVNGLKVVGKKIEDVKLVVSGAGAAALACTGLLVKLGVRRENVWVTDIKGVVYEGRTELMDPDKAVYAQKTDKRTLGEVIDGADVFLGLSAGGVLKGDMVARMAARPLILALANPHPEILPEDVKAVRDDAVMATGRTDYPNQVNNVLCFPYIFRGALDCGATTINDAMGIAAVHAIADLAQAEQSEVVARAYVGEQLSFGPEYLIPKPFDPRLMMIVAPAVAEAAAQSGVATRPIADLEAYRDKLQTFVYASGTTMKPIIDVARNAARKRVAYAEGEEERVLRAAQIVVDDHIARPTLIGRPAIIAQRIQKFGLRLVEGADYDVVNVEADDRYKELWQSYHQLTKRKGITVPIAKIEMRRRLSLIGAMLLRRGDVDGLICGTWGTNQMHLTYIDQVIGKKPGARTYAAMNGLLLPGRQVFLVDTHINYDPTAEQLADITVMAAEEMMRFGFKPKAALLSHSNFGSSNQPSAVKMRQALALVQEQAPWLEVDGEMHGDVALDAAQRADIMPDSPLRGDANLLVLPGIDAANIAYNLLKTAAGGNIAIGPVLLGAAKPVHILTASATVRRIVNMTALTVADANVPQ from the coding sequence ATGCCCACGCCGCCCCCCGCCAGCGAAGAAAAGCGCACCGACCTGCGCCGCGCCGCGCTCGACTACCACGAGCACCCGGTGCCCGGCAAGATTGCCATTGCCGCGACCAAGCAGCTGGTCAACCAGCACGACCTGTCGCTGGCCTATTCGCCGGGCGTGGCGTTTCCGTGCGAGGAAATCGTCAAGGACCCGGCCGCCGCCTTCAAGTACACCGCGCGCGGCAACCTGGTGGGCGTCATCACCAACGGCACCGCGGTGCTGGGCCTGGGCGACATCGGCGCGCTGGCGGGCAAGCCGGTGATGGAAGGCAAGGGCGTCCTGTTCAAGAAGTTCTCGGGCATCGACGTGTTCGACATCGAGATCAACGAGAAGGACCCGGACAAGCTGGTCGAGATCATCGCCGCGCTGGAGCCGACCTTTGGCGGCATCAACCTGGAAGACATCAAGGCGCCCGAGTGCTTCATCGTCGAGCGCAAGCTGCGCGAGCGCATGAAGATCCCCGTCTTCCACGACGACCAGCACGGCACCGCCATCGTGGTAGGCGCGGCGGTGGTCAACGGCCTGAAGGTGGTGGGCAAGAAGATCGAGGATGTGAAGCTGGTGGTCAGCGGCGCCGGCGCCGCGGCGCTGGCCTGCACGGGCCTGCTGGTCAAGCTGGGCGTGCGGCGCGAAAACGTGTGGGTGACCGACATCAAGGGCGTGGTCTACGAGGGCCGCACCGAGCTGATGGACCCGGACAAGGCCGTCTACGCGCAGAAGACGGACAAGCGCACGCTGGGCGAAGTGATCGACGGCGCCGACGTCTTCCTGGGCCTGTCGGCCGGCGGCGTGCTCAAAGGCGACATGGTGGCGCGCATGGCGGCGCGCCCGCTGATCCTGGCGCTGGCCAACCCGCACCCCGAAATCCTGCCCGAGGACGTGAAGGCGGTGCGCGACGACGCCGTGATGGCCACCGGCCGCACCGACTACCCGAACCAGGTCAACAACGTCCTGTGCTTCCCGTATATCTTCCGCGGCGCGCTGGATTGCGGCGCCACGACGATCAACGACGCCATGGGCATCGCCGCCGTGCACGCCATCGCCGACCTGGCGCAGGCCGAGCAGAGCGAGGTGGTGGCCCGCGCCTACGTGGGCGAGCAGCTGAGCTTCGGCCCCGAATACCTGATCCCCAAGCCCTTCGACCCGCGGCTGATGATGATCGTTGCCCCGGCCGTGGCCGAAGCGGCGGCCCAGAGCGGCGTGGCCACCCGCCCCATCGCCGACCTGGAGGCCTACCGAGACAAGCTGCAGACCTTCGTCTATGCCTCCGGCACCACGATGAAGCCGATCATCGACGTGGCGCGCAACGCGGCCCGCAAGCGCGTGGCCTACGCCGAGGGCGAGGAAGAGCGTGTGCTGCGCGCCGCGCAGATCGTGGTGGACGACCACATCGCCCGCCCGACGCTGATCGGCCGCCCGGCCATCATTGCCCAGCGCATCCAGAAGTTCGGCCTGCGGCTGGTCGAGGGCGCCGACTACGACGTGGTGAACGTCGAGGCCGACGACCGCTACAAGGAGCTGTGGCAGAGCTACCACCAGCTCACCAAGCGCAAGGGCATCACGGTGCCGATCGCCAAGATCGAGATGCGGCGGCGCCTGTCGCTCATCGGCGCCATGCTGCTGCGCCGCGGCGACGTGGACGGGCTGATCTGCGGCACCTGGGGCACCAACCAGATGCACCTGACCTACATCGACCAGGTCATCGGCAAGAAGCCGGGCGCGCGCACCTACGCCGCCATGAACGGCCTGCTGCTGCCGGGCCGGCAGGTGTTCCTGGTCGACACCCACATCAACTACGACCCCACCGCCGAGCAGCTAGCCGACATCACCGTCATGGCGGCCGAGGAGATGATGCGCTTCGGCTTCAAGCCCAAGGCGGCGCTGCTGTCGCACTCCAACTTCGGCTCGTCCAACCAGCCCAGCGCGGTCAAGATGCGGCAGGCGCTGGCGCTGGTGCAGGAACAGGCGCCCTGGCTGGAAGTGGACGGCGAGATGCACGGCGACGTGGCGCTCGACGCCGCCCAGCGCGCCGACATCATGCCCGACAGCCCCCTGCGCGGCGACGCCAACCTGCTGGTGCTGCCCGGCATCGACGCCGCCAACATCGCCTACAACCTGCTCAAGACCGCGGCCGGCGGCAACATCGCCATCGGCCCGGTGCTGCTGGGCGCGGCAAAGCCGGTGCACATCCTCACCGCCAGCGCCACGGTGCGCCGCATCGTCAACATGACCGCCCTGACGGTCGCCGACGCCAACGTGCCGCAATGA
- the cutA gene encoding divalent-cation tolerance protein CutA: MTQNLLLVLTTVATRADADALARAMVEQRLAACAQISAIDSVYWWQGAVQAEGEFRVLFKTTAERYPALESALRASHPYELPAIVALPVAQALPEFANWVGTETRTA; encoded by the coding sequence TTGACCCAAAACCTGCTGCTGGTGCTGACCACCGTCGCCACGCGCGCCGACGCCGACGCGCTGGCCCGCGCCATGGTTGAGCAGCGCCTGGCCGCGTGCGCACAGATCAGCGCCATCGACAGCGTGTACTGGTGGCAGGGCGCGGTGCAGGCCGAGGGCGAATTCCGTGTGCTGTTCAAGACCACGGCGGAGCGCTATCCGGCGCTCGAATCCGCGCTGCGCGCCAGCCACCCGTACGAACTGCCCGCCATCGTCGCCCTGCCGGTGGCGCAAGCGTTGCCTGAGTTTGCGAATTGGGTCGGCACCGAGACGCGCACTGCGTGA
- a CDS encoding FAD-linked oxidase C-terminal domain-containing protein → MDAAIAGQPAPALQKSELQAQVVAALSRQLPPQALLWTDELTTPYECDGLTAYRQRPLAVALPESYEQIQQVLKTCHSLGVPVVARGAGTGLSGGAMPHERGVTLSLAKFNRILKIDPLARTAQVQCGVRNLAISEAAAAHDLYYAPDPSSQIACTIGGNVAENSGGVHCLKYGLTLHNVLKVKGFTAEGEPVEFGGEALDAPGYDLLALITGSEGMLAVTTEVTVKLLPKPRLARCIMASFADVRHAGDAVAAVIAAGIIPAGLEMMDKPMTAAVEDFVHAGYDLEAAAILLCESDGTPEEVEEEIGRMTQVLTAAGATKIAVSESEAERLRFWSGRKNAFPASGRISPDYMCMDSTIPRKRLADILLAIQQMEVKYGLRCCNVFHAGDGNLHPLILFDANDPDQLHRAELFGADILETSVAMGGTITGEHGVGIEKLNSMCVQFSADENEQMFGIKRAFDPQGLLNPGKVIPTLNRCAEYGKMLVRSGRLPFPELERF, encoded by the coding sequence ATGGACGCCGCCATCGCTGGTCAGCCAGCCCCCGCACTACAAAAATCAGAGCTGCAGGCGCAGGTGGTTGCTGCGCTGTCCCGCCAACTGCCGCCGCAGGCGCTGTTGTGGACGGACGAGCTGACGACCCCGTACGAATGTGACGGCCTGACCGCATATCGCCAGCGGCCGCTGGCGGTGGCACTGCCCGAGAGTTACGAACAGATTCAACAGGTGTTGAAAACCTGCCACAGCCTGGGCGTGCCGGTGGTGGCGCGCGGCGCGGGCACGGGCCTGTCGGGCGGGGCGATGCCGCACGAGCGCGGCGTGACGCTGTCGCTGGCCAAGTTCAACCGCATCCTCAAGATCGACCCGCTGGCGCGCACGGCGCAGGTGCAGTGCGGCGTGCGCAACCTGGCGATCAGCGAAGCCGCCGCCGCGCACGACCTGTATTACGCGCCCGACCCGAGCAGCCAGATTGCCTGCACCATCGGCGGCAACGTGGCCGAAAACTCGGGCGGCGTGCACTGCCTGAAGTACGGGCTGACGCTGCACAACGTGCTCAAGGTGAAAGGCTTCACCGCCGAAGGCGAGCCGGTCGAATTCGGCGGCGAGGCGCTGGACGCGCCCGGCTACGACCTGCTGGCGCTGATCACCGGCAGCGAAGGCATGCTGGCCGTGACGACTGAGGTCACCGTCAAGCTTTTGCCCAAGCCGCGCCTGGCGCGCTGCATCATGGCCAGCTTTGCCGACGTGCGCCACGCGGGCGATGCGGTGGCGGCGGTGATCGCGGCCGGCATCATCCCCGCCGGGCTGGAGATGATGGACAAGCCCATGACGGCCGCCGTCGAGGACTTCGTGCACGCCGGCTACGACCTGGAGGCCGCCGCCATCCTGCTGTGCGAATCCGACGGCACGCCGGAAGAGGTGGAGGAAGAAATTGGCCGCATGACGCAGGTGCTGACGGCGGCGGGCGCTACCAAAATTGCAGTAAGCGAGTCCGAGGCCGAGCGCCTGCGCTTCTGGAGCGGGCGCAAGAACGCCTTCCCGGCCAGCGGCCGCATCAGCCCCGACTACATGTGCATGGATTCGACCATCCCGCGCAAGCGGCTGGCCGACATCCTGCTGGCGATCCAGCAGATGGAGGTGAAGTACGGCCTGCGCTGCTGCAACGTGTTTCACGCCGGCGACGGCAACCTGCACCCGCTGATCCTGTTTGACGCCAACGACCCCGACCAGTTGCACCGGGCCGAGCTGTTCGGCGCCGACATCCTGGAGACCAGTGTCGCCATGGGCGGCACCATCACCGGCGAGCACGGCGTGGGCATCGAAAAGCTCAACAGCATGTGCGTGCAGTTCAGCGCCGACGAGAACGAGCAGATGTTCGGCATCAAGCGCGCCTTCGATCCGCAGGGGCTGCTGAACCCCGGCAAGGTCATTCCCACGCTCAACCGCTGCGCCGAATACGGCAAGATGCTGGTGCGCAGCGGACGCCTGCCCTTCCCTGAACTGGAACGTTTTTAA
- a CDS encoding CidA/LrgA family protein, whose protein sequence is MQALRGLAWLLLLQLVGEVLSRAFSLPLPGPVIGMLLLMPALGWRPLREPVTEVARFLLAHLSLLFVPVGVGVITHLGVLQQHGFRLLAVIALSTWIGLAVSALTLRALMRGRAHAAEAPDA, encoded by the coding sequence ATGCAAGCGCTGCGCGGGCTGGCCTGGCTGTTGTTGCTGCAACTGGTGGGCGAAGTGCTGTCCCGCGCCTTCAGCCTGCCGCTGCCCGGCCCGGTGATCGGCATGCTGCTGCTGATGCCGGCGCTTGGCTGGCGCCCGCTGCGCGAGCCGGTGACGGAGGTGGCGCGGTTTCTGCTGGCGCACCTGTCGCTGCTGTTCGTGCCGGTGGGCGTGGGCGTCATCACGCACCTGGGCGTGCTGCAGCAACACGGCTTCCGGCTGCTGGCAGTGATCGCGCTGTCGACCTGGATCGGCCTGGCCGTGAGCGCGCTCACCCTGCGTGCGCTGATGCGCGGCCGCGCGCACGCCGCGGAGGCGCCCGATGCCTGA
- the purB gene encoding adenylosuccinate lyase, with amino-acid sequence MQLTALTAVSPLDGRYVAKLAALRPIMSELGYMQRRVQVELAWFIALSDAGFDEFKPLSVQARAYLAGLLHDFSEADGQAIKDIEKTTNHDVKAVEYWIKSRFEGHPELLAAAEFVHFACTSEDINNTSHALQLKAGRAVLLQGLDAVIARLRELAHAHAAVPMLSRTHGQTASPTTVGKEIGNVVVRLAAARERIAQVKLLAKMNGAVGNYNAHLSAWPDFDWEAFSRRVVESPAAGEPGADAGKPGLGLTFQPYSIQIEPHDYMAELFDATARANTICIDLARDIWGYISLGYFKQKTKAGEIGSSTMPHKVNPIDFENAEGNLGLANAVLRHLSEKLPISRWQRDLTDSTVLRNMGVALGYAVLAYQSLLTGLNKLELNEAALAADLDGAWEVLAEPIQTVMRRFGVPGAYEKLKDATRGQAVTREALHGLIRALDIPPAEKDRLLALTPATYVGQAEALARRV; translated from the coding sequence ATGCAACTCACCGCCCTGACCGCTGTATCTCCCCTTGACGGCCGCTACGTGGCCAAGCTGGCCGCCCTGCGGCCCATCATGAGCGAGCTGGGTTACATGCAGCGCCGCGTGCAGGTCGAACTGGCCTGGTTCATCGCGCTGTCCGACGCGGGGTTTGACGAATTCAAGCCACTTTCGGTGCAAGCGCGCGCTTACCTCGCCGGCCTGCTGCACGATTTTTCCGAAGCCGACGGCCAGGCCATCAAGGACATCGAGAAGACCACCAACCACGACGTCAAGGCGGTGGAGTACTGGATCAAATCCAGGTTCGAAGGCCACCCTGAGCTGCTGGCCGCCGCCGAGTTCGTGCACTTTGCCTGCACCAGCGAAGACATCAACAACACCAGCCACGCGCTGCAATTGAAGGCCGGCCGCGCCGTGCTGCTGCAGGGGCTGGACGCCGTCATCGCCCGCCTGCGCGAGCTGGCCCACGCGCACGCCGCCGTGCCCATGCTCAGCCGCACGCACGGCCAGACGGCCAGCCCCACCACCGTGGGCAAGGAAATCGGCAACGTGGTGGTGCGCCTGGCCGCCGCGCGCGAGCGCATCGCCCAAGTCAAGCTGCTGGCCAAGATGAACGGCGCCGTGGGCAACTACAACGCGCACCTCAGCGCCTGGCCCGATTTCGATTGGGAAGCCTTCAGCCGCCGCGTGGTCGAATCGCCCGCCGCCGGCGAGCCGGGCGCCGACGCCGGCAAGCCGGGCCTGGGCCTCACGTTTCAGCCCTACAGCATCCAGATCGAGCCGCACGACTACATGGCCGAGCTGTTCGACGCCACCGCGCGCGCCAACACCATCTGCATCGACCTGGCGCGCGACATCTGGGGCTACATCAGCCTGGGCTATTTCAAGCAGAAGACCAAGGCGGGCGAGATCGGCTCGTCCACCATGCCGCACAAGGTCAACCCCATCGACTTCGAGAACGCCGAAGGCAACCTGGGCCTGGCCAACGCCGTGCTGCGGCATTTGAGCGAAAAGCTGCCCATCAGCCGCTGGCAGCGCGACCTGACCGACAGCACCGTGCTGCGCAACATGGGCGTGGCGCTGGGTTATGCCGTGCTGGCCTACCAGTCGCTGCTGACCGGCCTGAACAAACTGGAGTTGAACGAAGCCGCGCTGGCCGCCGACCTGGACGGCGCGTGGGAAGTGCTGGCCGAGCCGATCCAGACCGTGATGCGCCGCTTTGGCGTGCCCGGCGCGTATGAAAAGCTGAAAGACGCCACGCGCGGCCAGGCGGTCACGCGCGAAGCGCTGCACGGCCTGATCCGCGCGCTGGACATCCCGCCCGCCGAGAAAGACCGCCTGCTGGCGCTCACGCCCGCCACCTACGTCGGCCAGGCCGAGGCGCTGGCGCGGCGGGTGTAG
- a CDS encoding barstar family protein, whose translation MDQPLRQPQETPLKGVRTNIVQSIRAFRVHDLQEAAAQLGQHFLYANLAQAQTKQDVLDMIAQQFTFPAHFGKNFDALYDCMTDPLHKSGPQPGFIVVLESIPATAKFDKEAREQLLDIFRDAADYWNDRKIPFRCFYSFL comes from the coding sequence ATGGATCAGCCACTTCGTCAACCCCAGGAAACGCCGCTCAAGGGCGTGCGCACCAACATCGTGCAGTCGATCCGCGCCTTCCGCGTGCACGACCTGCAGGAAGCGGCGGCGCAGCTTGGCCAGCACTTCCTGTACGCCAACCTGGCCCAGGCCCAGACCAAGCAGGACGTGCTGGACATGATTGCCCAGCAATTCACCTTTCCGGCGCACTTCGGCAAGAATTTCGACGCGCTGTACGACTGCATGACGGACCCGCTGCACAAGTCGGGCCCGCAGCCGGGCTTCATCGTGGTGCTGGAATCGATCCCGGCCACCGCCAAGTTCGACAAGGAAGCGCGCGAGCAGCTGCTCGACATCTTCCGCGATGCCGCCGACTACTGGAACGACCGGAAGATACCGTTCAGGTGCTTCTATTCTTTTCTGTAG
- a CDS encoding MBL fold metallo-hydrolase, which produces MAIELYNQGGHVCLMISHLGDDGGEAVQANQFVIVHDDHGAIIDPGGNVAYNELILAISRFFPSHRLTQILASHADPDIIASLDRWMTGTEATLYISKLWERFAPHFCKPGKTHGRIVGLPDSGARIRLGNTEIVALPAHFMHSEGNFQFWDPVSRILFSGDLGVSLGSAADAAQPITSLRPHLGRMQPFHQRYMVSSKILRMWARMVRPLPIRMIVPQHGAPLAGAAVQEFIDWIEQLECGIDLMTQDNYRLPA; this is translated from the coding sequence ATGGCGATCGAGCTCTACAACCAGGGTGGTCATGTCTGCCTGATGATCAGCCACCTCGGCGACGACGGCGGCGAGGCGGTGCAGGCCAACCAGTTCGTCATCGTGCACGACGACCACGGCGCGATCATCGATCCGGGCGGCAACGTGGCCTACAACGAGCTGATCCTGGCCATCAGCCGCTTTTTCCCGTCACACCGGCTGACGCAGATCCTCGCTTCGCACGCCGACCCGGACATCATTGCCTCGCTCGACCGCTGGATGACAGGTACCGAGGCCACGCTGTACATCTCGAAGCTGTGGGAGCGCTTTGCGCCGCACTTCTGCAAGCCGGGCAAGACGCACGGGCGCATCGTCGGCCTGCCCGACAGCGGCGCACGCATCCGCCTGGGCAACACCGAGATCGTGGCTTTGCCCGCGCACTTCATGCATTCCGAGGGCAACTTCCAGTTCTGGGATCCGGTCAGCAGAATACTTTTTTCGGGCGATCTCGGCGTGTCGCTCGGCTCCGCCGCCGACGCCGCCCAGCCCATCACGTCGTTGCGGCCGCACCTGGGCCGCATGCAGCCGTTTCACCAGCGCTACATGGTGTCGTCAAAGATCCTGCGCATGTGGGCACGGATGGTGCGTCCCTTGCCGATCCGCATGATCGTTCCGCAGCACGGCGCCCCGCTGGCGGGAGCGGCGGTACAGGAGTTCATCGACTGGATCGAGCAACTCGAATGTGGCATTGACCTGATGACACAGGACAATTACCGGTTGCCGGCGTGA
- a CDS encoding LrgB family protein, producing MPDFVQLWVYLSSAPLFGLTATLVVYLLAQRFYAAMDQAPWANPVLWSVLTLGAALLATGVPYPSYFAGAQFIHFLLGPAVVALGFPLWERRAQLRRDWGRFVAAALAGGAAAAISAVALGWALGLPEDVLRSLAPKSVTAPVAMGVAEKIGGVPALAAVFAVLTGLIGALSGKYLFALLGVGTDRVGWMARGFAMGTAAHGIGAARSLQVNLDAGAYAGLALGLQVLLASVLMPLVARWF from the coding sequence ATGCCTGACTTCGTGCAGCTGTGGGTCTACCTGTCGTCGGCCCCGCTGTTCGGGCTGACGGCGACGCTGGTCGTCTACCTGCTGGCGCAGCGCTTTTACGCCGCCATGGACCAGGCGCCCTGGGCCAACCCGGTGCTGTGGTCGGTGCTGACGCTGGGCGCCGCGCTGCTGGCGACTGGCGTGCCCTACCCGAGCTACTTCGCGGGCGCGCAGTTCATCCATTTTCTGCTCGGCCCGGCGGTGGTGGCGCTGGGCTTTCCGCTGTGGGAGCGGCGCGCGCAACTGCGCCGCGATTGGGGGCGTTTTGTGGCCGCAGCGCTGGCGGGTGGCGCGGCGGCAGCTATCAGTGCTGTAGCACTCGGCTGGGCCTTGGGACTGCCGGAAGACGTGCTGCGCTCGCTGGCCCCGAAGTCGGTCACGGCGCCGGTGGCCATGGGCGTGGCCGAAAAGATCGGCGGCGTGCCGGCGCTGGCGGCGGTGTTCGCGGTGCTCACGGGGCTGATCGGCGCGCTGTCGGGCAAGTACCTGTTCGCGCTGCTCGGCGTGGGCACCGACCGCGTCGGCTGGATGGCGCGCGGCTTTGCCATGGGCACGGCGGCGCACGGCATTGGCGCGGCGCGTTCGCTGCAGGTCAACCTGGACGCCGGCGCCTACGCCGGGTTGGCGCTCGGTCTGCAAGTGCTGCTGGCGTCGGTGCTGATGCCGCTGGTGGCGCGGTGGTTTTAA
- a CDS encoding MarC family protein: MEIPALALAFGKSFLLALAGVLPILNPPASAPVFVNLTRELDPARRRALATRIGRNVVLMLASAMVIGTYVLDFFGVSIPIVRVAGGLIVAFTAWNMLYAPHAVSADSADNAEMARKLVDDNHVRIQAFYPMTFPLTCGPGSISAAITVGAALHSRQWPVTAANFAGGLAAMVVIGLLVLLTYRYAGRLLRPLGEVGLVVFLRLTAFILLCVGVQIFWDGASELLRGL; the protein is encoded by the coding sequence ATGGAAATCCCTGCTTTGGCCCTGGCCTTCGGCAAGAGCTTCTTGCTCGCGCTGGCGGGCGTGCTGCCCATCCTCAACCCGCCGGCGTCGGCGCCGGTGTTCGTCAACCTGACGCGCGAGCTCGACCCCGCCCGGCGCCGCGCGCTGGCCACGCGCATCGGCCGCAACGTGGTGCTGATGCTGGCCAGCGCGATGGTGATCGGCACCTATGTGCTGGATTTTTTTGGCGTCTCGATCCCCATCGTGCGCGTGGCGGGCGGGCTGATCGTCGCCTTCACCGCGTGGAACATGCTGTATGCGCCGCACGCGGTGAGCGCCGACAGCGCCGACAACGCCGAGATGGCGCGCAAGCTGGTGGACGACAACCACGTGCGCATCCAGGCCTTCTACCCGATGACCTTTCCGCTGACCTGCGGGCCGGGCTCGATCTCGGCGGCCATCACGGTGGGCGCGGCGCTGCACAGCCGGCAGTGGCCGGTCACCGCCGCCAACTTTGCCGGCGGGCTGGCGGCGATGGTCGTCATCGGGCTGCTGGTGCTGCTGACTTACCGCTACGCCGGGCGTCTTCTGCGGCCATTGGGCGAGGTGGGCTTGGTGGTGTTTCTGCGCCTGACGGCCTTCATCCTGCTGTGCGTGGGCGTGCAGATTTTCTGGGATGGGGCGAGCGAGCTGCTGCGGGGGTTGTGA